The Pectobacterium carotovorum genome includes a window with the following:
- a CDS encoding gluconokinase, whose protein sequence is MSGRSIILMGVSGSGKSSVGAELGRAIQAKFIDGDDLHPRANIQKMASGTPLNDDDRAPWLERLSDVAYSLAHKNETGIIVCSALKKRYRDRLREGNEKMVFIYLKGSFELILERHKARAGHFMPTELLKSQFDALEEPGSDEPDVLKIDIDGTREEVVQRCVNALRAAG, encoded by the coding sequence ATGTCAGGTCGAAGCATTATTCTGATGGGCGTGTCAGGCAGTGGAAAATCCTCAGTTGGCGCTGAACTTGGCCGCGCCATTCAGGCAAAATTTATTGACGGCGACGATCTGCATCCGCGCGCGAATATCCAGAAAATGGCCAGCGGCACGCCGTTGAACGATGACGACCGCGCACCGTGGCTGGAGCGTCTTAGCGATGTCGCCTATAGCCTGGCACACAAAAACGAGACTGGCATCATCGTCTGTTCCGCGCTGAAAAAGCGTTACCGCGACCGCCTGCGCGAAGGGAACGAAAAGATGGTGTTTATCTATTTGAAAGGCAGCTTTGAGCTGATTCTGGAGCGTCACAAAGCCAGAGCAGGCCACTTCATGCCGACGGAGCTGCTGAAAAGCCAGTTCGATGCGCTGGAAGAACCGGGCAGCGATGAACCGGATGTCCTGAAGATCGATATTGACGGCACCCGGGAAGAAGTCGTACAGCGCTGCGTTAACGCACTGCGCGCGGCAGGCTAA
- the gntR gene encoding gluconate operon transcriptional repressor GntR, with protein sequence MKKKRPVLQDVADRVGITKMTVSRYLRNPTQVSAALQEKIAIALDELGYIPNLAPNMLASSTSRAIGVLLPSLTNQVFAEVLRGIERTAEAHGYQTMLAHYGYHPDREEQRLTSLLSYHIDGLILAERTHTPRTRQMLDVAGIPVVELMDSVSPCLDMAVGFDNVEAARQMTLRMVALGHRHIVYLGARQDERTIMRCRGYEQAMWESELKSYCVMSERASSYSLGGELLRQTQAEYPQVDSVFCTNDDLAVGAMFECQRQGLRVPQDIGVAGFHGHDIGQAMVPKLASVLTPREHMGRVGTEHLLARLRGEPVAQGMVDVGFTVLDGESL encoded by the coding sequence ATGAAGAAAAAAAGACCCGTTCTCCAGGACGTTGCTGACCGTGTTGGAATTACCAAAATGACGGTAAGCCGCTATTTGCGTAATCCTACGCAGGTGTCAGCCGCGTTGCAGGAAAAGATCGCTATTGCATTGGATGAGCTGGGCTATATTCCCAATCTCGCGCCGAACATGCTCGCCAGCTCCACCAGTCGGGCGATTGGGGTGCTGTTGCCGTCATTAACCAATCAGGTTTTCGCTGAGGTATTGCGTGGTATTGAACGCACGGCGGAAGCGCACGGTTACCAGACCATGCTGGCGCACTATGGCTATCATCCTGACAGAGAAGAACAGCGTCTGACCTCACTGCTGTCGTATCACATCGATGGGCTTATTCTGGCCGAACGCACCCACACGCCGCGAACGCGCCAGATGCTGGACGTCGCTGGCATTCCGGTGGTGGAACTGATGGATTCTGTTTCGCCCTGCCTGGATATGGCTGTTGGGTTCGATAACGTTGAAGCGGCCCGCCAGATGACGCTGCGTATGGTTGCGCTGGGGCACCGTCATATCGTTTATCTCGGGGCGCGGCAGGATGAGCGTACGATTATGCGCTGCCGGGGCTATGAACAAGCGATGTGGGAAAGCGAGCTCAAGAGCTATTGCGTGATGAGCGAACGGGCATCTTCCTATTCGCTCGGTGGCGAACTGCTGCGGCAGACGCAGGCGGAATACCCGCAGGTCGATAGCGTATTTTGCACCAATGACGATTTAGCCGTCGGCGCAATGTTTGAATGCCAGCGTCAGGGATTGCGCGTGCCGCAAGATATTGGCGTAGCGGGTTTCCACGGACACGACATTGGTCAGGCGATGGTGCCGAAGCTGGCTAGCGTACTGACGCCGCGTGAGCACATGGGGCGCGTTGGCACCGAGCATTTGCTGGCTCGTCTACGGGGCGAGCCAGTGGCGCAGGGCATGGTCGATGTCGGTTTTACCGTGTTGGATGGCGAAAGCCTTTAA
- a CDS encoding GntP family permease, whose translation MTEITSAYSASVLLTIAAGAVALLLVLIMRFKIHAFLALTLVSLITALVTKTPYEKIVPMLLSGFGSTLASVALLVGLGAMIGRLLEVTGGANVLADTLINKFGEHRAPFALGVASLLFGFPIFFDAGLVVMLPIIFSVAKRFGGSTLKYAFPAAGAFAAMHALVPPHPGPVAASELLGANIGLLVIIGTIIALPTWYFGGYLYGLYAGKKFDIKLPSSFLSAVETDSTVKPPRFSVVLSILLLPLVLIFLDTGLNTLTVMGIVSGDNGVVQFLRMLGKTPVALLITVFFALMVFSGRKSGSHLEKICDGALGPICSIILVTGAGGMFGGVLRASGIGNALSGALADTGMPVIVAAFVVSMALRVAQGSATVALTTTAALMAPTVAATTGLSQFDLCFIVVAIAGGATVLSHVNDSGFWLVSRFLEMDEKTTLKTWTVMETLLGTIAFLLAAIGSILL comes from the coding sequence ATGACAGAAATCACATCCGCCTATAGCGCCAGTGTGTTATTGACCATTGCCGCAGGCGCAGTCGCACTGTTACTGGTGCTGATTATGCGCTTTAAAATCCACGCGTTCCTCGCACTGACGCTGGTCAGTTTGATCACCGCGCTGGTAACGAAAACGCCTTACGAAAAGATAGTTCCGATGTTGCTCAGTGGTTTCGGTAGCACGCTGGCATCCGTTGCTCTGCTGGTGGGACTGGGGGCCATGATTGGTCGCCTGCTGGAGGTGACCGGCGGCGCTAATGTCTTGGCCGATACCCTGATTAATAAATTTGGCGAACACCGTGCGCCTTTCGCGCTGGGTGTCGCTTCTTTATTGTTCGGTTTCCCGATCTTCTTTGATGCGGGTCTGGTGGTGATGCTGCCGATTATTTTTAGTGTCGCAAAACGCTTCGGTGGTTCGACATTAAAATATGCTTTCCCTGCCGCGGGGGCATTTGCAGCAATGCACGCATTGGTTCCTCCTCATCCTGGCCCGGTTGCTGCCAGCGAATTGTTAGGTGCTAACATTGGGTTGCTGGTCATTATCGGTACAATCATTGCGCTGCCAACCTGGTATTTCGGTGGCTATCTCTATGGCCTGTATGCGGGGAAAAAGTTCGATATCAAGCTGCCGTCAAGTTTTCTGTCTGCTGTTGAAACCGATTCGACGGTTAAACCACCGCGCTTTTCCGTGGTATTGAGCATCCTGTTGCTGCCATTGGTGTTGATCTTCCTTGATACGGGGCTGAATACGCTGACGGTGATGGGTATCGTGAGTGGCGATAATGGCGTAGTACAGTTCTTGCGCATGTTGGGGAAAACGCCGGTTGCGCTATTGATTACGGTATTTTTCGCGCTGATGGTCTTTAGCGGCCGCAAGAGTGGCTCACATCTTGAAAAAATTTGTGACGGGGCGTTAGGACCGATTTGCTCCATTATTCTGGTGACGGGCGCAGGCGGCATGTTCGGCGGCGTCCTGCGTGCTAGCGGCATCGGCAATGCGCTGTCGGGTGCCTTGGCGGATACAGGAATGCCGGTGATAGTGGCGGCGTTTGTCGTGTCGATGGCGTTGCGTGTTGCACAAGGTTCTGCCACGGTAGCGCTGACGACGACAGCCGCGCTGATGGCTCCTACTGTTGCGGCAACCACGGGATTAAGCCAGTTTGACCTGTGCTTTATTGTGGTAGCAATTGCGGGCGGCGCGACCGTGCTGTCGCATGTGAACGATTCCGGCTTCTGGTTGGTCAGTCGTTTCCTCGAAATGGATGAGAAAACGACGCTGAAAACCTGGACGGTGATGGAAACGCTGCTCGGCACCATCGCGTTCCTGCTGGCGGCGATAGGCAGCATTTTGCTCTGA
- a CDS encoding pirin family protein: protein MIYLRQAQDRGHANHGWLDSWHTFSFADYYDPDFMGFSALRVINEDVIEGGQGFGTHPHKDMEILTYVLSGAVEHQDSMGNKEQVPAGEFQIMSAGTGIRHSEYNASKDEQLHLYQIWIIPEKTGLTPRYEQKRFDVQQGRQLVLSPDAREGSLKVFQDMTLWRWALKAQEQSVYQIQADRRVWVQVVRGTVEINGQKAEASDAFAVWDETAISVHASEDSEILLFDLPPV, encoded by the coding sequence ATGATCTATTTACGTCAAGCGCAAGATCGCGGACATGCGAATCACGGCTGGCTCGACAGCTGGCACACGTTCTCATTTGCCGATTATTACGATCCTGATTTCATGGGATTTTCGGCACTGCGCGTCATTAATGAAGACGTTATCGAAGGCGGTCAGGGCTTTGGCACACACCCGCATAAAGATATGGAAATTCTGACCTATGTATTGTCCGGTGCGGTTGAACATCAGGACAGCATGGGAAATAAAGAGCAGGTGCCGGCGGGTGAATTCCAGATTATGAGTGCAGGCACGGGCATTCGTCACTCTGAATACAATGCCAGCAAAGACGAACAGCTGCATCTGTATCAAATCTGGATTATCCCGGAAAAAACCGGGCTGACGCCGCGCTACGAGCAGAAGCGCTTTGATGTGCAGCAAGGGCGTCAGCTGGTGCTGTCTCCGGATGCGCGTGAAGGCTCGCTGAAAGTCTTTCAGGACATGACGCTGTGGCGCTGGGCGCTGAAAGCGCAGGAGCAATCGGTGTATCAGATTCAGGCTGACCGTCGCGTCTGGGTTCAGGTGGTGCGCGGTACGGTAGAAATTAACGGTCAGAAGGCGGAAGCCAGCGATGCGTTCGCAGTCTGGGACGAAACGGCGATCTCCGTACACGCCAGCGAGGACAGCGAAATTCTGCTGTTTGATCTGCCGCCAGTATAA
- a CDS encoding YhgN family NAAT transporter — MTEMISATVLLLLIMDPLGNLPIFMSVLKHLDPKRRRVVLIREMLIALGLMLIFLFAGERILAFLNLRTETVSISGGIVLFLIAIRMIFPSQEGNSSGLPAGEEPFLVPMAIPLVAGPSILAALMLLSHQYPNQLPHLTLALFIAWTISFIILLMSDVFLRLLGEKGVSALEKLMGLILVMLSTQMFLDGVRAYMKL; from the coding sequence ATGACAGAAATGATCTCTGCAACGGTGCTGCTGTTGCTCATTATGGATCCACTCGGCAACCTGCCGATTTTTATGTCCGTGCTCAAGCATCTCGATCCCAAACGCCGACGTGTGGTGTTGATCCGTGAAATGCTGATCGCGCTCGGGCTGATGCTGATTTTCCTGTTCGCGGGTGAACGTATTCTGGCGTTCCTGAATCTGCGTACCGAAACCGTGTCGATTTCTGGCGGTATCGTGCTGTTCCTCATCGCGATTCGTATGATTTTCCCCTCGCAGGAAGGCAACAGCAGCGGTCTGCCAGCCGGCGAAGAGCCGTTTCTGGTGCCCATGGCGATTCCTCTGGTGGCAGGGCCGTCGATCCTTGCAGCGCTGATGCTGCTTTCCCACCAGTACCCTAATCAGCTACCTCACCTGACGCTGGCGCTGTTTATCGCCTGGACGATTTCGTTCATCATCCTGCTGATGTCAGATGTGTTCTTGCGTTTGCTGGGTGAGAAAGGCGTGAGTGCGCTGGAGAAATTGATGGGATTGATTCTGGTGATGCTGTCGACGCAGATGTTCCTCGACGGTGTGCGTGCTTATATGAAGTTATAG